In Aquila chrysaetos chrysaetos unplaced genomic scaffold, bAquChr1.4, whole genome shotgun sequence, the following proteins share a genomic window:
- the LOC121233100 gene encoding zinc finger protein OZF-like isoform X1 yields the protein MLFLRAVGEGMERWEGEPQAKEEPEAPGDPRRAGHGTESENEKSLQQERPEMSSSSSVNSEGNFSGSFQQRKLGVNAHGLQGYPAKDASTSVHHEGNCKVLKEPTAPYRAVTREKKYICTECGKRFRQSSNLIVHRRTHTGEKPYKCCGCEKFFSDRSNLAKHQRLHTEKKPLRCRECKKNSGNDLDFLEHQQTQVGDRAFRCCQCGKRFGQGGKLALHQELHAREKVYKCPRCEKRFKDPSTLIRHETLHTGEKPYKCHECEKRFTRKSDLTVHQRIHTGEKPFACSECGKTFNHRSNLFTHQRRHTGEKPFPCQECGKNFGHRADLVVHLRTHSGEKPYHCSECGKYFKGRSTLIRHERLHTGERPYQCPECGKSFGLSGDLVAHQRFHTGEKPYKCPECGKVFSNSSSLIRHQRQHAGEKPYKCHECGKSFGQSTDLIAHQRTHTGEKPYLCLACGKRFGRKSNLMVHQRVHSADGLRKRRQRGKSFAENTALSVRHDILMEDNAAPCSAPLSISSDTEEKKH from the exons ATGCTCTTTCTGCG ggcAGTAGGCGAGGGGATGGAGCGATGGGAAGGCGAACCCCAAGCAAAGGAGGAGCCGGAGGCCCCGGGAGACCCTCGCAGAG CAGGACATGGGACGGAGAGTGAGAATGAGAAGAGCCTCCAGCAGGAACGTCCCGAAATGAGCAGCTCATCATCCGTAAACTCAGAAGGAAATTTTTCTGGGagttttcagcagagaaaattgGGTGTAAATGCCCATGGGCTGCAAGGATACCCAGCAAAGGACGCGAGCACCTCTGTGCATCATGAAGGAAACTGCAAAGTCCTGAAGGAACCCACCGCCCCATACAGAGCCGTCACCcgagaaaagaaatatatatgcaCCGAGTGCGGGAAAAGGTTCAGGCAGAGCTCAAACCTCATTGTGCACCGAAGGACACACACCGGAGAAAAGCCGTACAAATGCTGCGGGTGCGAGAAGTTCTTCAGTGACAGATCGAACCTTGCGAAGCATCAGCGGCTGCACACCGAGAAAAAGCCCCTGAGGTGCCGCGAGTGCAAGAAAAACTCCGGGAACGACCTGGATTTCCTCGAGCATCAGCAAACGCAGGTGGGGGACAGAGCGTTTAGATGCTGCCAGTGTGGGAAAAGGTTCGGGCAGGGCGGGAAGCTCGCTCTGCACCAGGAATTGCACGCGAGGGAAAAAGTCTACAAGTGCCCCAGGTGCGAGAAACGGTTCAAAGACCCGTCCACGCTCATCAGGCACGAGACGCTGCACACGGGCGAGAAGCCCTACAAGTGTCACGAGTGCGAGAAGAGATTCACCCGCAAATCGGACCTTACGGTCCATCAGAGAATCCACACTGGGGAGAAACCCTTCGCTTGCTCCGAGTGCGGGAAAACCTTCAACCATCGGTCGAACCTTTTTACCCATCAGAGGCGGCACACGGGCGAGAAGCCTTTCCCGTGCCAAGAGTGTGGGAAGAACTTTGGCCACAGGGCAGATCTAGTTGTCCACCTAAGGACCCACAGCGGCGAAAAGCCCTACCACTGCTCCGAGTGCGGGAAATACTTCAAGGGTCGTTCCACGCTCATCAGACACGAGAGGTTGCACACGGGGGAGAGACCCTATCAGTGTCCCGAGTGCGGGAAAAGCTTTGGGCTGAGCGGGGACCTTGTTGCCCACCAGCGTTTCCATACAGGGGAAAAACCCTACAAGTGCCCCGAGTGCGGGAAGGTCTTCAGCAACAGCTCCAGCCTCATTAGGCATCAACGACAGCACGCGGGAGAGAAGCCCTACAAGTGCCACGAGTGCGGGAAGAGCTTCGGGCAGAGCACGGACCTCATCGCGCACCAGCGAACCCACACCGGGGAGAAGCCCTACCTGTGCCTGGCATGCGGGAAGAGGTTCGGTAGGAAATCCAACCTTATGGTGCACCAGCGAGTGCACAGCGCGGACGGGCTCCGCAAACGCCGGCAGCGTGGGAAAAGCTTCGCGGAGAACACGGCTCTTTCAGTCCGTCACGACATCTTGATGGAGGACAACGCTGCCCCATGCTCAGCCCCGCTGAGCATCAGCAGTGACAcggaggagaaaaaacattga
- the LOC121233100 gene encoding zinc finger protein OZF-like isoform X4 → MERWEGEPQAKEEPEAPGDPRRGHGTESENEKSLQQERPEMSSSSSVNSEGNFSGSFQQRKLGVNAHGLQGYPAKDASTSVHHEGNCKVLKEPTAPYRAVTREKKYICTECGKRFRQSSNLIVHRRTHTGEKPYKCCGCEKFFSDRSNLAKHQRLHTEKKPLRCRECKKNSGNDLDFLEHQQTQVGDRAFRCCQCGKRFGQGGKLALHQELHAREKVYKCPRCEKRFKDPSTLIRHETLHTGEKPYKCHECEKRFTRKSDLTVHQRIHTGEKPFACSECGKTFNHRSNLFTHQRRHTGEKPFPCQECGKNFGHRADLVVHLRTHSGEKPYHCSECGKYFKGRSTLIRHERLHTGERPYQCPECGKSFGLSGDLVAHQRFHTGEKPYKCPECGKVFSNSSSLIRHQRQHAGEKPYKCHECGKSFGQSTDLIAHQRTHTGEKPYLCLACGKRFGRKSNLMVHQRVHSADGLRKRRQRGKSFAENTALSVRHDILMEDNAAPCSAPLSISSDTEEKKH, encoded by the exons ATGGAGCGATGGGAAGGCGAACCCCAAGCAAAGGAGGAGCCGGAGGCCCCGGGAGACCCTCGCAGAG GACATGGGACGGAGAGTGAGAATGAGAAGAGCCTCCAGCAGGAACGTCCCGAAATGAGCAGCTCATCATCCGTAAACTCAGAAGGAAATTTTTCTGGGagttttcagcagagaaaattgGGTGTAAATGCCCATGGGCTGCAAGGATACCCAGCAAAGGACGCGAGCACCTCTGTGCATCATGAAGGAAACTGCAAAGTCCTGAAGGAACCCACCGCCCCATACAGAGCCGTCACCcgagaaaagaaatatatatgcaCCGAGTGCGGGAAAAGGTTCAGGCAGAGCTCAAACCTCATTGTGCACCGAAGGACACACACCGGAGAAAAGCCGTACAAATGCTGCGGGTGCGAGAAGTTCTTCAGTGACAGATCGAACCTTGCGAAGCATCAGCGGCTGCACACCGAGAAAAAGCCCCTGAGGTGCCGCGAGTGCAAGAAAAACTCCGGGAACGACCTGGATTTCCTCGAGCATCAGCAAACGCAGGTGGGGGACAGAGCGTTTAGATGCTGCCAGTGTGGGAAAAGGTTCGGGCAGGGCGGGAAGCTCGCTCTGCACCAGGAATTGCACGCGAGGGAAAAAGTCTACAAGTGCCCCAGGTGCGAGAAACGGTTCAAAGACCCGTCCACGCTCATCAGGCACGAGACGCTGCACACGGGCGAGAAGCCCTACAAGTGTCACGAGTGCGAGAAGAGATTCACCCGCAAATCGGACCTTACGGTCCATCAGAGAATCCACACTGGGGAGAAACCCTTCGCTTGCTCCGAGTGCGGGAAAACCTTCAACCATCGGTCGAACCTTTTTACCCATCAGAGGCGGCACACGGGCGAGAAGCCTTTCCCGTGCCAAGAGTGTGGGAAGAACTTTGGCCACAGGGCAGATCTAGTTGTCCACCTAAGGACCCACAGCGGCGAAAAGCCCTACCACTGCTCCGAGTGCGGGAAATACTTCAAGGGTCGTTCCACGCTCATCAGACACGAGAGGTTGCACACGGGGGAGAGACCCTATCAGTGTCCCGAGTGCGGGAAAAGCTTTGGGCTGAGCGGGGACCTTGTTGCCCACCAGCGTTTCCATACAGGGGAAAAACCCTACAAGTGCCCCGAGTGCGGGAAGGTCTTCAGCAACAGCTCCAGCCTCATTAGGCATCAACGACAGCACGCGGGAGAGAAGCCCTACAAGTGCCACGAGTGCGGGAAGAGCTTCGGGCAGAGCACGGACCTCATCGCGCACCAGCGAACCCACACCGGGGAGAAGCCCTACCTGTGCCTGGCATGCGGGAAGAGGTTCGGTAGGAAATCCAACCTTATGGTGCACCAGCGAGTGCACAGCGCGGACGGGCTCCGCAAACGCCGGCAGCGTGGGAAAAGCTTCGCGGAGAACACGGCTCTTTCAGTCCGTCACGACATCTTGATGGAGGACAACGCTGCCCCATGCTCAGCCCCGCTGAGCATCAGCAGTGACAcggaggagaaaaaacattga
- the LOC121233101 gene encoding zinc finger protein OZF-like: MKAAGKSAQASPKQPQHSRNCRPPRLPLGFFLCLRTATRPATRSGLLCCGQSIPGTLGDGMRREDEGCRVEQGCPDGAKAGETVVKSEGNNRGRACESNRGMERKDEFTRGEGHQQLFAEESLYECSHCKKCFQDRSELICHQRLHRGGKTFKCQECGKEFGKSSDLSSHQKSHMAEKPYQCSTCEKFFKDRSTLIRHERVHTGEKPYKCHECGKRFTRSSDIIVHQRTHTGEKPFECPECGKRFSQRSNLFTHQIVHTGEKPFTCHECGKNFARRSELTIHQRTHTEEKPYQCSQCEKSFRGRYGLFRHERLHTGEKPYECSECGKSFGQSGDLITHQRFHTGEKPYHCSECGKFFCNKSSLIKHQKWHSGEKPYKCHECGKSFGQSSDLIAHQRTHTGEKPYPCTECGKRFTRKSSLIVHQRGHRGRRTGERSKCGKNSEEGSGANAPDSVGMGEGSSPCSECAKPFEEASSLLDRQT, from the exons ATGAAGGCAGCTGGTAAATCAGCACAGGCATCTCCCAAACAGCCTCAGCACAGCCGGAACTGTcgtcccccccgcctcccccttGGCTTTTTCCTGTGCCTCCGCACAGCAACCCGGCCAGCAACGCGGAGCGGCCTCCTTTGCTGCGGGCAGAGCATCCCGGGGACCCTCG GAGACGGGATGCGGAGGGAGGATGAAGGCTGCCGCGTGGAGCAGGGGTGTCCCGATGGAGCCAAAGCGGGTGAAACGGTGGTAAAATCCGAAGGGAATAACCGAGGGAGAGCTTGTGAGAGCAACCGGGGGATGGAGCGCAAGGACGAATTCACCCGTGGCGAGGGGCATCAGCAgctctttgcagaagaaagtCTCTACGAGTGTTCCCACTGCAAGAAATGCTTCCAGGACAGGTCAGAGCTCATTTGCCATCAGAGGTTGCACAGGGGAGGAAAGACTTTCAAGTGCCAGGAGTGCGGAAAGGAGTTTGGGAAGAGCTCAGACCTTAGTTCCCATCAGAAAAGCCACATGGCGGAGAAGCCCTACCAGTGCTCGACGTGCGAGAAGTTCTTCAAGGACAGGTCCACCCTCATCCGGCACGAGAGAGTGCACACGGGAGAGAAGCCCTACAAGTGCCACGAGTGCGGGAAGAGGTTCACCCGCAGCTCGGACATCATCGTCCATCAGCGGACGCACACGGGGGAGAAACCCTTCGAGTGCCCCGAGTGCGGGAAGAGGTTCAGCCAACGGTCCAACCTCTTCACCCATCAGATCGTACACACCGGGGAGAAACCCTTCACCTGCCACGAGTGCGGGAAAAACTTCGCCCGCAGGTCGGAGCTCACCATCCATCAGCGAACGCACACCGAGGAGAAGCCCTACCAGTGCTCCCAGTGTGAAAAATCCTTCCGGGGGAGGTACGGACTCTTCAGGCACGAGAGGCTGCACACGGGGGAGAAACCCTACGAGTGCTCTGAGTGCGGGAAGAGCTTCGGGCAGAGCGGGGACCTTATCACCCACCAGCGCTTCCACACGGGAGAGAAGCCCTACCACTGCTCCGAGTGCGGGAAGTTCTTCTGCAATAAATCCAGCCTCATTAAACACCAGAAATGGCATTCGGGGGAGAAGCCCTACAAGTGCCACGAGTGCGGGAAGAGCTTCGGGCAGAGCTCGGACCTCATCGCCCACCAGCGGACCCACACCGGGGAGAAGCCCTACCCCTGCACCGAGTGCGGGAAGAGGTTCACCAGGAAATCCAGCCTCATCGTCCATCAGAGGGGACACAGAGGACGGAGAACTGGAGAGCGCTCAAAATGCGGGAAGAACTCGGAGGAAGGCTCCGGCGCCAACGCTCCCGACAGCGTGGGCATGGGAGAAGGCTCGTCCCCGTGCTCCGAGTGCGCAAAGCCCTTCGAGGAGGCATCAAGCCTCCTTGACCGGCAGACGTGA
- the LOC121233100 gene encoding zinc finger protein OZF-like isoform X3 — protein sequence MERWEGEPQAKEEPEAPGDPRRAGHGTESENEKSLQQERPEMSSSSSVNSEGNFSGSFQQRKLGVNAHGLQGYPAKDASTSVHHEGNCKVLKEPTAPYRAVTREKKYICTECGKRFRQSSNLIVHRRTHTGEKPYKCCGCEKFFSDRSNLAKHQRLHTEKKPLRCRECKKNSGNDLDFLEHQQTQVGDRAFRCCQCGKRFGQGGKLALHQELHAREKVYKCPRCEKRFKDPSTLIRHETLHTGEKPYKCHECEKRFTRKSDLTVHQRIHTGEKPFACSECGKTFNHRSNLFTHQRRHTGEKPFPCQECGKNFGHRADLVVHLRTHSGEKPYHCSECGKYFKGRSTLIRHERLHTGERPYQCPECGKSFGLSGDLVAHQRFHTGEKPYKCPECGKVFSNSSSLIRHQRQHAGEKPYKCHECGKSFGQSTDLIAHQRTHTGEKPYLCLACGKRFGRKSNLMVHQRVHSADGLRKRRQRGKSFAENTALSVRHDILMEDNAAPCSAPLSISSDTEEKKH from the exons ATGGAGCGATGGGAAGGCGAACCCCAAGCAAAGGAGGAGCCGGAGGCCCCGGGAGACCCTCGCAGAG CAGGACATGGGACGGAGAGTGAGAATGAGAAGAGCCTCCAGCAGGAACGTCCCGAAATGAGCAGCTCATCATCCGTAAACTCAGAAGGAAATTTTTCTGGGagttttcagcagagaaaattgGGTGTAAATGCCCATGGGCTGCAAGGATACCCAGCAAAGGACGCGAGCACCTCTGTGCATCATGAAGGAAACTGCAAAGTCCTGAAGGAACCCACCGCCCCATACAGAGCCGTCACCcgagaaaagaaatatatatgcaCCGAGTGCGGGAAAAGGTTCAGGCAGAGCTCAAACCTCATTGTGCACCGAAGGACACACACCGGAGAAAAGCCGTACAAATGCTGCGGGTGCGAGAAGTTCTTCAGTGACAGATCGAACCTTGCGAAGCATCAGCGGCTGCACACCGAGAAAAAGCCCCTGAGGTGCCGCGAGTGCAAGAAAAACTCCGGGAACGACCTGGATTTCCTCGAGCATCAGCAAACGCAGGTGGGGGACAGAGCGTTTAGATGCTGCCAGTGTGGGAAAAGGTTCGGGCAGGGCGGGAAGCTCGCTCTGCACCAGGAATTGCACGCGAGGGAAAAAGTCTACAAGTGCCCCAGGTGCGAGAAACGGTTCAAAGACCCGTCCACGCTCATCAGGCACGAGACGCTGCACACGGGCGAGAAGCCCTACAAGTGTCACGAGTGCGAGAAGAGATTCACCCGCAAATCGGACCTTACGGTCCATCAGAGAATCCACACTGGGGAGAAACCCTTCGCTTGCTCCGAGTGCGGGAAAACCTTCAACCATCGGTCGAACCTTTTTACCCATCAGAGGCGGCACACGGGCGAGAAGCCTTTCCCGTGCCAAGAGTGTGGGAAGAACTTTGGCCACAGGGCAGATCTAGTTGTCCACCTAAGGACCCACAGCGGCGAAAAGCCCTACCACTGCTCCGAGTGCGGGAAATACTTCAAGGGTCGTTCCACGCTCATCAGACACGAGAGGTTGCACACGGGGGAGAGACCCTATCAGTGTCCCGAGTGCGGGAAAAGCTTTGGGCTGAGCGGGGACCTTGTTGCCCACCAGCGTTTCCATACAGGGGAAAAACCCTACAAGTGCCCCGAGTGCGGGAAGGTCTTCAGCAACAGCTCCAGCCTCATTAGGCATCAACGACAGCACGCGGGAGAGAAGCCCTACAAGTGCCACGAGTGCGGGAAGAGCTTCGGGCAGAGCACGGACCTCATCGCGCACCAGCGAACCCACACCGGGGAGAAGCCCTACCTGTGCCTGGCATGCGGGAAGAGGTTCGGTAGGAAATCCAACCTTATGGTGCACCAGCGAGTGCACAGCGCGGACGGGCTCCGCAAACGCCGGCAGCGTGGGAAAAGCTTCGCGGAGAACACGGCTCTTTCAGTCCGTCACGACATCTTGATGGAGGACAACGCTGCCCCATGCTCAGCCCCGCTGAGCATCAGCAGTGACAcggaggagaaaaaacattga
- the LOC121233100 gene encoding zinc finger protein OZF-like isoform X2 — protein MLFLRAVGEGMERWEGEPQAKEEPEAPGDPRRGHGTESENEKSLQQERPEMSSSSSVNSEGNFSGSFQQRKLGVNAHGLQGYPAKDASTSVHHEGNCKVLKEPTAPYRAVTREKKYICTECGKRFRQSSNLIVHRRTHTGEKPYKCCGCEKFFSDRSNLAKHQRLHTEKKPLRCRECKKNSGNDLDFLEHQQTQVGDRAFRCCQCGKRFGQGGKLALHQELHAREKVYKCPRCEKRFKDPSTLIRHETLHTGEKPYKCHECEKRFTRKSDLTVHQRIHTGEKPFACSECGKTFNHRSNLFTHQRRHTGEKPFPCQECGKNFGHRADLVVHLRTHSGEKPYHCSECGKYFKGRSTLIRHERLHTGERPYQCPECGKSFGLSGDLVAHQRFHTGEKPYKCPECGKVFSNSSSLIRHQRQHAGEKPYKCHECGKSFGQSTDLIAHQRTHTGEKPYLCLACGKRFGRKSNLMVHQRVHSADGLRKRRQRGKSFAENTALSVRHDILMEDNAAPCSAPLSISSDTEEKKH, from the exons ATGCTCTTTCTGCG ggcAGTAGGCGAGGGGATGGAGCGATGGGAAGGCGAACCCCAAGCAAAGGAGGAGCCGGAGGCCCCGGGAGACCCTCGCAGAG GACATGGGACGGAGAGTGAGAATGAGAAGAGCCTCCAGCAGGAACGTCCCGAAATGAGCAGCTCATCATCCGTAAACTCAGAAGGAAATTTTTCTGGGagttttcagcagagaaaattgGGTGTAAATGCCCATGGGCTGCAAGGATACCCAGCAAAGGACGCGAGCACCTCTGTGCATCATGAAGGAAACTGCAAAGTCCTGAAGGAACCCACCGCCCCATACAGAGCCGTCACCcgagaaaagaaatatatatgcaCCGAGTGCGGGAAAAGGTTCAGGCAGAGCTCAAACCTCATTGTGCACCGAAGGACACACACCGGAGAAAAGCCGTACAAATGCTGCGGGTGCGAGAAGTTCTTCAGTGACAGATCGAACCTTGCGAAGCATCAGCGGCTGCACACCGAGAAAAAGCCCCTGAGGTGCCGCGAGTGCAAGAAAAACTCCGGGAACGACCTGGATTTCCTCGAGCATCAGCAAACGCAGGTGGGGGACAGAGCGTTTAGATGCTGCCAGTGTGGGAAAAGGTTCGGGCAGGGCGGGAAGCTCGCTCTGCACCAGGAATTGCACGCGAGGGAAAAAGTCTACAAGTGCCCCAGGTGCGAGAAACGGTTCAAAGACCCGTCCACGCTCATCAGGCACGAGACGCTGCACACGGGCGAGAAGCCCTACAAGTGTCACGAGTGCGAGAAGAGATTCACCCGCAAATCGGACCTTACGGTCCATCAGAGAATCCACACTGGGGAGAAACCCTTCGCTTGCTCCGAGTGCGGGAAAACCTTCAACCATCGGTCGAACCTTTTTACCCATCAGAGGCGGCACACGGGCGAGAAGCCTTTCCCGTGCCAAGAGTGTGGGAAGAACTTTGGCCACAGGGCAGATCTAGTTGTCCACCTAAGGACCCACAGCGGCGAAAAGCCCTACCACTGCTCCGAGTGCGGGAAATACTTCAAGGGTCGTTCCACGCTCATCAGACACGAGAGGTTGCACACGGGGGAGAGACCCTATCAGTGTCCCGAGTGCGGGAAAAGCTTTGGGCTGAGCGGGGACCTTGTTGCCCACCAGCGTTTCCATACAGGGGAAAAACCCTACAAGTGCCCCGAGTGCGGGAAGGTCTTCAGCAACAGCTCCAGCCTCATTAGGCATCAACGACAGCACGCGGGAGAGAAGCCCTACAAGTGCCACGAGTGCGGGAAGAGCTTCGGGCAGAGCACGGACCTCATCGCGCACCAGCGAACCCACACCGGGGAGAAGCCCTACCTGTGCCTGGCATGCGGGAAGAGGTTCGGTAGGAAATCCAACCTTATGGTGCACCAGCGAGTGCACAGCGCGGACGGGCTCCGCAAACGCCGGCAGCGTGGGAAAAGCTTCGCGGAGAACACGGCTCTTTCAGTCCGTCACGACATCTTGATGGAGGACAACGCTGCCCCATGCTCAGCCCCGCTGAGCATCAGCAGTGACAcggaggagaaaaaacattga